The following proteins are encoded in a genomic region of Trichoplusia ni isolate ovarian cell line Hi5 chromosome 18, tn1, whole genome shotgun sequence:
- the LOC113503111 gene encoding transmembrane protein 131 encodes MKMYRKVVWCYVFVLTLLDISLNTKLSAQGKSHGVTVHDSLIEGITFQEWGKQSGGGARGGRAVAAGALQLWPPALEFGRAALAAAHALTVTLTNTANTTMHLASVAGTTPDFHASFFESKTLPPQANTTFSVVYLGRREGPVSAHLYIHTSLGVHKYPVSAEGVASEYGVWPLVGVRVPLNASVEPLLTLHNPTDHPIQVSEVYSSGAWLGLALPGGEESAPRAAWAVPARGSRALVRLRLAPPPPHAAHPHPLTAYIRIKANITGGGLVVCVEARSVAAGEYVSPLQLRLRTRGSRDPPDTFDISAGNSAGVDVALEAGVWAARCAATPPSPPPPPDPAPPTANGQSDKGTANGNGIKSDGVYVSLLEPHLVPHQDLMHTAQVTLDYAKMWAGHVGGTEDEGAEKAGAEGAWCAGWLRLGRAALPYSLRLLPGTLRLAPPDLHFITSNREDSLRVREVRVHNEFPVAVHIAHIDFGPDVETYFEVESLAPLVVAGGGSAGVARVRLRPGAPRGPHRSELTLRTNLTDYTLPLLVYSGELRIEWEWPHSADGALRLGALGTSSTRRVGALLHNDAPAALCVRELSTDLAGATLALQACAHLRDVAPDHSCVSSLPRSPAPYAAALVVYVSCAALHRGGRLGYAWASVPLVLESSMTLPMRVVSVTLPASDPAVMFEAVPEGQAREVTPGRHVVGSVMYAPERRCQPRCYTGLDVAAPGQCERAQGGGRGRAARASVTAACRVAEGAAWLRRGAGEAALRADAALQRARHAQWAARAGAHNFTLHVHTTGVLQLGVRGAAAAWWPRLAPARADAGLAGVGAPAALRLRVRNPSRSHALLLQAALAAGPLALAGEAAGCGPEPCRWARAAFALAGWRAERGQPRDWPAPRPPHKHALPMLLLPPDSEIEIKLNFTPHEAATLSAYLYLRNNLTIMEGVLLTGRGAYPSFELGGRRPGSNAPLLFEVSECGAAGAGGTVRRTLVARNTGSVGVRLRDWRLAGQPCQARGFRLTPCAPLQLQPNESRALTLAFTPDYTLARVACPLTARTDTGRAAFALHAAAPARLLPRCLAAAPRPPWEPAARAAAALLALAALALVLAAAALDAERELRRARAARPAPPPAARQPLDLRALAQPAPAPPAPAAPARRPAPRRRRPPRRDAPPLDPLAERRAFERWRAEVLRQADEDDSRSSEDAERDEHTTRRAPSPTDVSDEIPLLDAEVQESHEEPPAVVTDGYEADPETEDRPPGSGDEDAASTGSGSGSASSSSPTVDDRDEADEPEEEPSRESPAPVAGDSPPPPGAGLASPGRAVRARAVRGRREAASPARRGERAEPREARARAAPGRAPRRDKAGKRRERAPLSPPRPEPVRAPAALRWGASWSSVVARGPAGGPGGAALAPIGSDVRRRAEPAPAPPADHSLFYFNGDSSLGHRDADFSWRPPPPVERAAFTPARDFLGDEPVNNVSNVGSVGSVGGPGAVGSGAFRSVSSVWGGALEPRPAAAAWLWGGYAEPAGAGGVG; translated from the exons GTGTTACAGTACACGATTCTCTTATAGAGGGAATCACATTTCAG GAATGGGGCAAGCAGTCGGGCGGGGGGGCGCGCGGAGGGCGCGCGGTGGCAGCGGGCGCGCTGCAGCTGTGGCCGCCCGCGCTGGAGTTCGGGcgcgccgcgctggccgccgcgcACGCGCTCACCGTCACGCTCACCAACACCGCCAACACCACCATGCACCTCGCCTCCGTCGCCGGCACCACGCCCGACTTCCACGCATCCTTCTTCGAGTCTAAG ACGCTGCCGCCGCAAGCCAACACGACGTTCAGCGTGGTGTACCTCGGGCGGCGCGAGGGCCCGGTGTCCGCGCACCTCTACATTCACACGTCGCTCGGCGTGCACAAGTATCCC GTGTCGGCGGAGGGCGTGGCCAGCGAGTACGGCGTGTGGCCGCTAGTGGGCGTGCGCGTGCCGCTCAACGCGTCCGTGGAACCGCTGCTCACGCTGCACAACCCCACCGACCACCCCATACAA GTGAGCGAGGTGTACTCGTCGGGCGCGTGGCTGGGGCTGGCGCTGCCGGGCGGCGAGGAgtccgcgccgcgcgccgcctggGCCGTGCCCGCGCGGGGCTCGCGCGCGCTCGTGCGTCTGCGcctggcgccgccgccgccgcacgccgcgcaccCGCACCCGCTCACCGCCTACATCAG AATAAAGGCGAACATTACCGGCGGCGGGCTGGTGGTGTGCGTGGAGGCGCGCAGCGTGGCCGCCGGCGAGTACGTGAGCCCGCTGCAGCTGCGCCTGCGCACTCGCGGCTCGCGAGATCCGCCTGACACG TTCGACATCTCGGCGGGCAATAGCGCCGGCGTCGACGTGGCGCTGGAGGCGGGCGTGTGGGCGGCGCGCTGCGCGGCCACGCCCCCCTCACCGCCGCCGCCCCCTGACCCCGCGCCACCCACCGCCAACGGACAGAGCGACAAGGGCACCGCCAACGGAAATg GTATTAAATCGGATGGCGTGTATGTGTCACTTCTGGAGCCGCACCTAGTGCCGCACCAGGACCTCATGCACACCGCACAAGTCACGCTTGACT ATGCCAAGATGTGGGCGGGTCACGTGGGCGGCACCGAGGACGAGGGCGCAGAGAAGGCGGGCGCGGAGGGCGCGTGGTGCGCCGGCTGGCTGCGCCTGGGCCGCGCCGCGCTGCCCTACAGCCTGCGCCTGCTGCCCGGCACGCTGCGACTGGCGCCGCCCGACCTGCA TTTCATAACTTCAAACCGAGAGGACTCGCTGCGGGTGCGCGAGGTGCGCGTGCACAACGAGTTCCCGGTCGCCGTGCACATCGCACACATCGACTTCGGACCCGATGTTGAAACATATTTCGAG GTGGAGAGTCTGGCGCCGCTAGtggtggcgggcggcggctCGGCGGGCGTGGCTCGCGTGAGGCTGCGGCCCGGCGCCCCGCGCGGCCCGCACCGCTCCGAGCTCACGCTGCGCACCAACCTCACCGACTACACGCTGCCGCTGCTCGTGTACTCCGGCGAGCTGCGCATCGAGTGGGAGTGGCCGCACTCGGCGGACGGCGCGCTGCGGCTGGGCGCGCTGGGCACGTCCAGCACGCGGCGCGTGGGCGCGCTGCTGCACAACGACGCGCCCGCCGCGCTCTGCGTGCGCGAGCTCAGCACCGACCTGGCCGGCGCCACGCTGGCGCTGCAGGCCTGCGCGCACCTGCGCGACGTCGCGCCCGACCACTCCTGCGTGAGTAGCCTGCCCCGGAGCCCCGCTCCGTATGCAGCAGCACTTGTAGTGTACGTGTCGTGCGCAGCGCTGCATCGCGGCGGGCGGCTCGGG TACGCGTGGGCGTCGGTGCCGCTGGTGCTGGAGAGTAGCATGACGCTGCCGATGCGTGTGGTCAGTGTCACGTTGCCCGCCTCCGACCCTGCTGTTATGTTTGA GGCGGTACCGGAAGGGCAGGCGCGCGAGGTGACGCCCGGCCGCCACGTGGTGGGCAGCGTCATGTACGCGCCCGAGCGGCGCTGCCAGCCGCGCTGCTACACCGGCCTGGACGTGGCCGCGCCCGGTCAGTGCGAGCGGGCCCAGGGAGGGGGGCGGGGGCGGGCTGCGCGGGCGAGTGTGACCGCGGCGTGTCGTGTTGCAGAGGGCGCGGCGTGgctgcggcgcggcgcgggcgaggCGGCGCTGCGCGCGGACGCGGCGCTGCAGCGGGCGCGCCACGCGCAGTGGGCGGCGCGGGCCGGCGCGCACAACTTCACGCTGCACGTGCACACCACGGGCGTGCTGCAGCTGGGCGTGCGCGGCGCCGCGGCCGCCTGGTGGCCGCGCCTGGCGCCCGCGCGCGCCGACGCGGGGCTGGCCGGCGTgggcgcgcccgccgcgctgcgCCTGCGCGTGCGCAACCCGTCGCGCAGCCACGCGCTGCTGCTGCAggcggcgctggcggccggGCCGCTGGCGCTGGCGGGCGAGGCGGCGGGCTGCGGGCCCGAGCCCTGCCGCTGGGCGCGCGCCGCCTTCGCGCTGGCGGGCTGGCGCGCGGAGCGGGGGCAGCCGCGCGACTggccggcgccgcgcccgccgcacAAGCACGCGCTGCCCATGCTGCTGCTGCCGCCCGACTCCGAGATCGAGATCAAACTTAATTTCACGCCTCACGAGGCCGCCACGCTCTCCGCTTACTTGTATCTGCG AAACAACTTGACCATCATGGAAGGCGTGCTGTTAACCGGCCGCGGCGCATACCCCAGCTTCGAGCTGGGAGGCCGACGCCCCGGTTCCAATGCACCGCTACTGTTTGAG GTGAGCGagtgcggcgcggcgggcgcgggcgggacCGTGCGGCGCACGCTGGTGGCGCGCAACACCGGCAGCGTCGGCGTGCGCCTGCGGGACTGGCGCCTGGCCGGACAGCCCTGCCAGGCGCGCGGCTTCCGCCTCACGCCCTGCGCGCCGCTGCAGCTGCAGCCCAACGAGTCGCGCGCGCTCACGCTGGCCTTCACGCCCGACTACACGCTGGCGCGCGTGGCCTGCCCGCTCACCGCGCGCACCGACACCGGGCGCGCCGCCTTcgcgctgcacgccgccgcgcccgcgcgcctGCTGCCGCGCTGCctggccgccgcgccgcgcccgccctgggagcccgccgcgcgcgccgccgccgcgctgctggcgctggccGCGCTGGCGCTCGtgctggccgccgccgcgctggaCGCCGAGCGGGAGctgcgccgcgcccgcgccgcgcgccccgcgcccccgcccgccgcgcgccagCCGCTCGACCTGCGCGCGCTGGcgcagcccgcgcccgcgccccccgcccccgccgcgcccgcgcgccgccctgctccgcgccgccgccgccctccgCGCCGCGATGCGCCCCCGCTGGACCCGCTAGCCGAGCGCCGCGCCTTCGAGCGCTGGCGGGCCGAAGTCCTCAGGCAAGCCGACGAAGATGACTCTCGCTCCAGTGAAGACGCCGAACGCGACGAACACACGACGAGGCGAGCGCCCTCTCCTACCGATGTATCCGATGAAATACCATTACTCGATGCGGAGGTTCAAGAATCACACGAAGAACCACCCGCCGTGGTCACGGACGGCTACGAAGCCGACCCCGAAACAGAAGACCGACCGCCGGGCAGCGGCGATGAAGATGCCGCATCTACGGGCTCGGGCTCGGGCTCGGCGTCCTCCTCGTCGCCCACCGTGGACGATCGCGACGAAGCGGACGAACCGGAAGAGGAGCCGTCGCGCGAGAGCCCCGCTCCTGTCGCCGGAgactcgccgccgccgccgggcgCGGGGCTGGCCTCGCCGGGGCGCGCGGTGCGGGCGCGGGCCGTGCGCGGCCGGCGCGAGGCCGCCAgcccggcgcggcgcggggAGCGCGCGGAGCCAAGGGAGGCGCGCGCGCGGGCCGCGCCCGGCCGGGCCCCGCGCCGCGACAAGGCGGGCAAGCGGCGGGAGCGCGCCCCGCTGTCGCCGCCGCGGCCCGAGCCGGTGCGGGCCCCAGCGGCCCTGCGCTGGGGCGCGTCGTGGTCGTCGGTGGTGGCGCGGGGCCCGGCGGGGGGCCCCGGGGGCGCAGCGCTGGCCCCCATCGGTTCGGACGTGCGCCGCCGCGCCGAGCCCGCTCCTGCTCCTCCCGCCGACCACTCTTTGTTCTACTTCAACGGCGACTCGTCGCTCGGGCATCGCGACGCTGACTTCTCGTGGCGCCCACCTCCACCAGTCGAGCGCGCCGCTTTCACTCCCGCCCGTGACTTCCTCG